The following coding sequences are from one bacterium window:
- a CDS encoding thymidine phosphorylase, which yields MDVQRLIAAKRDGRRLGADDWRDFARAVTRGDLPDYQTAALLMAVYLRGMDFSEALALTEAVADSGERLTWPGIGRPLVDKHSTGGVGDNLSLVAVPLLTACGAAVPKLSGRALGHTGGTLDKLEAIPGFRADLGLDELRRILSDVGCFIAGHSGKIAPADARLYHLRDVTATVDSIPLVTASIVGKKLAAGADTFIIDVKTGRGALFPSQPRALRLARWIKRAAEKAGRRCVCLLTEMGSPLGKKIGNALEVEEALAVLGGEAVPEVRELSLELVARGLKAAGLAADVAEAREKARRKLDDGSACEVFGRMARAQGGDLAAFARRERGGAHTGELKAPRSGWLRRVDARCVGRAVRLAGAGRSTIEDRVDPEAGVELFAKPGDRVTAGDPLLVVHASTEGGLRAALVELSGGVVVGDEPPGIRPLVRRVLD from the coding sequence TTGGACGTCCAGCGGCTCATCGCCGCCAAGCGTGACGGGAGGCGGCTCGGAGCGGACGACTGGCGCGACTTCGCCCGGGCGGTGACGCGGGGCGACCTGCCCGATTACCAGACGGCCGCCCTGTTGATGGCCGTCTACCTGCGGGGGATGGATTTCTCGGAGGCCCTCGCCCTCACCGAGGCCGTCGCCGACTCCGGCGAGAGGCTGACCTGGCCGGGTATCGGGCGTCCCCTGGTGGACAAGCACTCCACGGGGGGCGTGGGGGACAACCTCTCCCTGGTGGCGGTTCCGCTCCTGACCGCGTGCGGCGCCGCGGTGCCCAAGCTCTCCGGCCGGGCCCTGGGGCACACCGGCGGCACCCTGGACAAGCTCGAGGCGATACCGGGATTCCGGGCCGACCTCGGCCTCGACGAGCTGCGGCGTATTCTCTCCGACGTCGGTTGCTTCATCGCCGGCCACTCGGGAAAAATCGCCCCCGCCGACGCCCGGCTCTACCACCTGCGCGACGTGACCGCCACGGTGGACTCCATCCCCCTGGTGACGGCGAGCATCGTGGGCAAGAAGCTGGCCGCCGGGGCGGACACATTCATCATTGACGTGAAGACCGGCCGGGGAGCGCTCTTTCCGAGCCAGCCACGGGCCCTGCGCCTGGCGCGCTGGATCAAGCGGGCGGCGGAGAAGGCCGGACGCCGGTGCGTATGCCTGTTGACCGAGATGGGCTCCCCTCTGGGAAAAAAGATCGGCAACGCCCTCGAGGTCGAGGAAGCGCTGGCGGTTCTCGGAGGGGAGGCGGTTCCCGAGGTGCGGGAGCTGTCGCTGGAGCTCGTCGCCCGGGGGCTGAAGGCGGCGGGGCTGGCGGCGGACGTCGCCGAGGCCCGCGAAAAGGCCCGGCGGAAGCTCGACGACGGCTCGGCGTGCGAAGTCTTCGGGCGGATGGCCCGGGCCCAGGGCGGAGACCTGGCGGCCTTCGCCCGGAGAGAACGGGGCGGGGCGCACACGGGGGAGCTGAAGGCGCCGCGCTCGGGCTGGCTGCGCCGGGTGGACGCCCGATGCGTCGGTAGGGCGGTGAGGCTCGCCGGAGCCGGGCGTTCCACCATCGAAGACCGGGTGGACCCCGAGGCCGGGGTGGAGCTCTTCGCCAAGCCGGGGGACCGGGTGACCGCGGGCGACCCGCTCCTCGTCGTCCACGCCTCCACCGAGGGCGGGCTCCGGGCGGCGCTGGTGGAGCTCTCGGGCGGGGTGGTCGTGGGCGACGAACCGCCGGGAATCCGGCCGCTCGTCCGCCGCGTTCTGGACTGA